The DNA sequence TAAAAGATGGTCAAATTTTTTCCATAAATCTTGATCAATATTATCTACCAAAAAAACTTGACCTTTTTCTAGGCGATTAGAGATTTCTTGGGGGGGAATTCCAGCCATTCCTGCTAGTTGTAATAAGTCTAATAAACGACGAACAAAAATAGACTCACTCCCAAATAAAGATATTATCTCGGGGGTAATAGATTCACGCCACAATTGGGAGGCTAATTCTTGCTCTGTTTCGGGGTATAAACGAATGGGAAATAAACTTTTGATGTTCAATTGTTGTGCAATAAGGGGAAAAAATAACTCTACTTCATTGATCATAAATCCTGAAGGAGTTTTAATATCTATGGTGCAATTTAGTGTCTCAATTTTACTGAAAATTAATTCTTGTAAATTAATTCTTTTTTCTCTGTTAAATGATAGTATTAGGGGGGGGTTAATAGGGGGAATATCATTTTGTGTGTTGAGCCATTTTTTTAATTGAGTAGCTAACGTGGTGGTTTTACCACAACAACTATTTCCTTCTATCCAAAGAGCGTTATTTTGTATCATTAATTTTAAAAATATTTTAACTTTTACTTAGGTTAGGTAATTGATTTTTTAACCACCATGAATCATATTTACGGTTAGTTTTGATTTCTAGGAGAGTGATGCCTTGGGATGATAAATTTTTGATATTGTTAATTAATTCTTGCCAGTTTTCGATGAGTTTATATTTTACATTATAGGTTTGTGTTAAATGTTTAAAATCTATGTTTTGGGGAGTGGCAAAGTATTCTTCAAAGATGTTGTTAAATTCGGCTATGGGCAGCATTTCAAAGATACCACCGCCATGGTTGTTAACTAAGATAATGGTTAAACTTCCTGATAGGTGTTGATTTATCAAAAATCCGTTGGTATCGTGCAGTAGTGCTAAATCACCTGTTAATAATACGGCTTGATGTTTTTCTTGGGCGATGCCTAGGGCGGTGGATAAAGTGCCATCTATACCGTTGGCACCACGACTGAAGTAGATTTCCCTTGGGTTTTGGTTTGGTTGCCAAAAGTATTCGGCATATCTGACGGACATACTATTAGCGATAAAGATGGGTATATGGGGAGGAAGATTTTTGGATAGTAACCATGATATTTTTCCTTCAAATAATTCTTGATGGTTATCCATTATATGGTCAATTTTATTTTGTATTTTTTCGTTAATATTTAACCATTGCTTAAGATATATTTCATTTTTTTTAGTATCTTTATGGGTGGGTTTTTCTTGAATATTTTTTACTAGATTTATTATGTTAATTCTTAGGTGTTGGGTGTGGCTATGAAGGGCGTCTAAATTATCTAGGGTGGGGGTAATTATGTAAGTTAATGTTTTATTTTCGGTAAGCCATTTTCTTAATTCTTTACTGGTAGGATATTCCCCTATTAAGATAATTATTTCTGGTTTTAATTTTTCTCTATTTTCTTGATTTCTTAAGATGGTGTCGTAGGTACAAATTAAGTTACTGTGGGAGGGGTAATGGTTTCTAATGGGGGAGAGGGCTTCTGCTAAGATGGGAAATTTTAATTGTTGGGCTAAAAGGGCGATCGCACTGGTGTACAATGAAGGATTATCGGGACAATCTACCCCCGCTATGATAATGCCTTTTTGATATTGTTGCCATTGGGAAATAATTTCTTGATAATTACCATCATAATTAATTTTCAAAGGGGACATTTTAAAGGTAGATTCAGCTAATATATGATTGATATTTTCAATTTCTTGTTGAGTATAATTAAGTTGTTTGGTGGGTGCTAAAGGTTCACGAAAAGGAATATTAAAATGAACTATACCCCCTGTGGGATAGATACTTTTTTCCCATCCATGAATTATGTTTTGTCGGAGATAAAAAAGTCTTTCTAAATCGGTGGATGGTAATGATAATTCTGTTTGCCATTGGGGATAATTACCATATAAATTGACTTGGTTTATGGTTTGCCCTGCATGACATTCTCTTAGTTCTGGGGGGCGATCGCCTGTTAAAATAATTAAAGGAATATGACTATATTTAGCTTCAATAATGGCAGGAAAAAAATTTGCTCCTGCAGTGCCTGATGTACAAACCAAAACTACTGGTTTATGACTACTTTTCGCCATACCAAGGGCAAAAAAACTCCCTGAACGTTCATCTAAAATAGGAATTGTTTTTATGGTAGGATGTTGAGCAAAGGCAATGGTTAAAGGAGTAGAACGAGAACCAGGACAGATGATAGCATTTTCTAATCCTAATTTAGCAAAAGTATCAACAATTAAAGAACTCCAAACAGTATTTATATTACGAAA is a window from the Cyanobacterium stanieri LEGE 03274 genome containing:
- the menD gene encoding 2-succinyl-5-enolpyruvyl-6-hydroxy-3-cyclohexene-1-carboxylic-acid synthase, whose translation is MGLDFRNINTVWSSLIVDTFAKLGLENAIICPGSRSTPLTIAFAQHPTIKTIPILDERSGSFFALGMAKSSHKPVVLVCTSGTAGANFFPAIIEAKYSHIPLIILTGDRPPELRECHAGQTINQVNLYGNYPQWQTELSLPSTDLERLFYLRQNIIHGWEKSIYPTGGIVHFNIPFREPLAPTKQLNYTQQEIENINHILAESTFKMSPLKINYDGNYQEIISQWQQYQKGIIIAGVDCPDNPSLYTSAIALLAQQLKFPILAEALSPIRNHYPSHSNLICTYDTILRNQENREKLKPEIIILIGEYPTSKELRKWLTENKTLTYIITPTLDNLDALHSHTQHLRINIINLVKNIQEKPTHKDTKKNEIYLKQWLNINEKIQNKIDHIMDNHQELFEGKISWLLSKNLPPHIPIFIANSMSVRYAEYFWQPNQNPREIYFSRGANGIDGTLSTALGIAQEKHQAVLLTGDLALLHDTNGFLINQHLSGSLTIILVNNHGGGIFEMLPIAEFNNIFEEYFATPQNIDFKHLTQTYNVKYKLIENWQELINNIKNLSSQGITLLEIKTNRKYDSWWLKNQLPNLSKS